The following are from one region of the Coffea eugenioides isolate CCC68of chromosome 2, Ceug_1.0, whole genome shotgun sequence genome:
- the LOC113761576 gene encoding mitochondrial import receptor subunit TOM5 homolog codes for MADSIVSVEKIKEFWHSQFHDEENWALNMKLLRAAGLFVGSIVFMRSFGDIMALP; via the exons ATGGCGGACTCTATAGTATCAGTGGAGAAGATCAAAGAATTCTGGCACTCTCAGTTTCACGATGAAGAAAATTGGGCTCTCAACATG AAACTGCTTCGGGCCGCAGGGCTGTTTGTTGGCTCTATTGTGTTTATGCGGTCATTTGGTGATATCATGGCACTTCCCTAG
- the LOC113760897 gene encoding uncharacterized protein LOC113760897 codes for MMIEAMTASYSPLLVQSMASPKPVPAATRTVSSKKATTFFPLGKPGPRTTVSGTAPSVKLLTRVEQLRLLTKAEKAGLLSAAEKFGLSLSTIERLGLLSKAEELGVLSAATDPGTPSVLFTISFLLLVLGPSCVYLVPEDYPWEIALQIVVALLSVIGGSAAFAASNLVSNLQKSN; via the exons ATGATGATAGAGGCCATGACCGCCTCATATTCACCTCTTCTAGTTCAATCAATGGCTAGCCCAAAGCCAGTACCAGCAGCTACCAGGACTGTTAGTTCTAAAAAG GCTACAACATTCTTCCCTCTTGGGAAGCCAGGACCTCGAACCACCGTATCAGGAACTGCACCATCTGTAAAACTATTAACAAGGGTGGAGCAGCTGCGCTTGCTAACCAAAGCAGAGAAAGCAGGCCTACTGTCGGCAGCAGAAAAATTTGGTCTGTCCCTGTCAACAATAGAGAGACTAGGACTTCTTTCAAAAGCAGAAGAACTTGGAGTGCTTTCAGCAGCGACTGATCCTGGAACTCCATCTGTCCTTTTCACCATCAGCTTCTTGCTGCTGGTTTTGGGTCCTTCCTGTGTCTACTTGGTTCCTGAGGATTATCCTTGGGAGATAGCGTTGCAGATTGTAGTAGCTTTGCTTTCTGTCATTGGCGGATCAGCTGCTTTTGCAGCGTCAAATCTTGTATCTAATTTGCAGAAATCAAATTGA